The genomic DNA CGCAGGACTGAAGCGCTCCGGCAGCTGTGTCAGATGAATCCCTCACAGGCTCTCAATATCCGGGCTATGGTGGTAGGTATACTGTTAGTATAATCACAGGACTCTGAGCTCACACCAAAATCACACTTTATTTACAGCATCCCAAAAGTCATTTATTTCAGATGAGAGATGAGTTCTCTCATCTAGTAGCTGCTCTTTTTCTACTCTGGATGCACATTTTCTGCAACATTCATTCTGCTGCCCTGTTTTATCCCATTAATTATGcatatatgaaataaaattaatacTCGCACCAGCACATTTTGAGCGTCTGCTCCTTTTTTATGAAGCGCTTTCCCGATTAAATGTTTGGATAGCACGACGGTTGTGTTTGCAGAAACATAGCCGCATTAAATATTGATTGTGATCTCAATATAATTATTTGCCGTTACAACATATCTTCCAtaattttgcagtttctcttaGTAACAAATTTAACGCAGCAAAGCTCATCTGTTTCTCTGCCTCGCTAAACGTAGCACTGCTGGTAATGTAACAGTCATGCACAGATTTCAAGAATGAAAATCAATTTGATAGACAAATGTTTTGCTTACAACACTTTGTTAAATGATGAATAATTTGTAAGCTGTagacgtttgtttgtttttagcatcACTCGTTAGTTATTATAGACTTGACTAACGACGGGCTCTGTTGTGCAGGGAACTATTTTTCTCTGCTTAAATCAACTCACCTGATGTTGGGCAGTAAAAGTGATAGGATTTTGCTGTTTAGTCATTTATGTTGTGGTACACTTAGTGGCGCTGTCCCCGAGGGGGAGAAATGAGTCTTATTTCCTTCACTCATAGAGGTTACAGCACAAGGTCGCCTATTGAACGAGGCAGAAGAAATTCATTGCCTTGCTGAATGATGCATTAGCAGAACTCGTACTTGGCTGGACTTTGTGGTCTCAAACAATAAGGTTTGGGAATTGATGGGATCCAGTGCTGAAAACAATGTGTGGAGAAGAGCAGTGGAGCTCGCAGCAAGCAAGGTCAAGTAACACGTAATGTTAGAAAATGATGACGAGGAATAATGAATTTAAACAACAATGATATTTCGTTTGCACAGAAAAAGACGATGACACTAATGCAGCAATGCAGGCTTGTATTAGAGGGACACCCATATTGctagtagagatggaccgatccgatattacgtaacggtatcggtccgatactgacctaaattactggatcggatattggagagaaataaaaaatataatccgatccattaaatatcaaaaaagcacctcacaaaacttgcgacacggcgtaactcggctcataaccgtagcatgtcggagcagtgtgcatcacgtgatagagcggctgtgtgtatttgtagcctcgctaccaaaccagcatttcatctccgaggaagttatcccagagagaagtaaagcaagtgtgtaagttcatctctgagtgtttgtaaagcgttcccatgttaagcttaacaaccgatatatggagcgactgcctctctccctctcctgctgctacttcaatcatgaaactgatcaatgatcagctgatcggcttttctgtcgcgagtccctctctcttctttgtttttggcccactttgcaccagaaagaggaaaccagcggctgaacaacagcagcacgtttaagcttgataagctgttgttagaatgtatttaatattactttctacaccaggatccttttctacgtagctgacggctggtaactgtgcaggggcggatctagcaaagtgtagccaggggggccgacagggcatgaacagggaaaagggggcacaaagacatacttttctttcttattctcatttaaaatgtctcgcttttaataaataattatctgaatcttacacccaaagttttaatctgatgtaaaatgtatagaagtccattactgtatatagtaactgttaagtctaatataccctagtaagctatagtactttttcctttgggaaggtaccatctgtgcagtctgcaattctgttgaagaaagatgttgaatctatttaattattcttgaaaaataatttgtttctgtgcattttttttcacactgcatcaaattaaagttgattacatcgattaagcatcatgaggtggagggtggggggtggttccctattttttttttttgctgggagtttgcaaccctattagttaggttgcttaatatttctgctaagtactctttaaaataccagaatagggaggatggagcaggtttaagtttattagattgatcagtgttgctgaactatgaaatattttgggtgcagtgtagtttttacatacaggtataacagaatagctttagtgttgttgtttatttaaactggagtatgaacttatacaaaatgcagcaagatattaaaaaaacagttttattgattaaaaaacacactatatcggattcatatcggtatcggcagatatccaaatttatgatatcggtgtcggacataaaaaagtggtatcgtgccatctctaattgCTAGTTCCCCCTTTTTATTTCCTTGATTTTCAAACCTTGTTTTGGCTCGTAATCACTCGCTCAGCAAGACAGCTTCTTTGCTCATGTTTCCCCTCGGTAAGAAAAGGAGCTatacaggggtctcaaactccagtcctcgagggctgCTGTCCTGAAATCTTTCCATGTGTCCttgttgcaacacacctgaatacggTTAGTAGCtcattagcaagactctatagaacttgactgcatgctgaggtggaaACCCCTAACCCTGCTCAAgtaaatgtaagtgtttggaAGAATTCTAACAATACTTTTATTGCACTATGTTCATTCAGTtaagagctgctgtaacatgaatcaaatggctgaattgccacctcagcatgcagtcacaTTCTAAGGCTGTTGCTAATCTATTCgggtgtgttgcagcagggacacatggaaaagtttcaggatagcggccctcgaggactggagttcgaGACCCCTGAGCTATACCTTGGAGACGCATGTCGGGAACACATCAGCCCATCAGTGATAATCACACAAATATAGACTACTTATGAAAGAACATGATTAATATTTGATAGAATCGGTGACACTCTGTAATTGACTGTGGGTGCTCTGTGTGTTCCAGGTGGAGGAGTGTCACCTGCCTGGTTTGGGTGTGGCTCTCACTCTGGATTACAAACCAGATGCAGCAGATGAGGCAGTCAGTCCTCTAGTTTCTTATGTCAGCGGACTGCTGCTTGGCACCAATAGCAAAGTCCGTACCTGGTTCAGTATGTTCATTCGCAATGGACAACAGGTAAGGGCCCGGTTTACTCTCGTATTTACTGACGACACATAAACAGTCACTCCTGTAGGTGCAAGAGGTGGACCACCCAAAATGTCCTCAACATGCTGGAACGTTCctgtgatgtttttaaagaacAATAGACAGTAATACAAACACTCGCTGACATTCAAAATGAGATCCTGGTGGGAGCATCATTTGTAGCCTCCATCCTGTCTTGTGTTGCTCAGTGTTCAGGGCTCGAGTTGGATTGCCCCAAACATTCAAAATATCACAGCAGATATAAAGGAGATCACGAGTCTGTCTATCTGCTGGCATTTCTTGCAGTTTATGGAGCGCAGACACGCTTTAGTCAGCTTTTCACTGCAAATGTCATCATTTGTTTAAATTTCCCTTTCATAAAATGTTTGGGCTTTTTTAGGCAATAAAGCTCCTCTGAGGAGGAACGGAGGAAAGCCTCTGCTCGGCACTGGAGAAATGTCCTAAAATGTTCCTCCacgtttatttcatttttaatttgttcataaTTATTTCCTGGCAAGTTGCTGTTCATGCAGCGAGTCAGTCAATGATCATAATTATCAGAATTGTAAATGAACTTGGGCAAACTTTTAACAAGGTCCAGCGGTAACTTTTCCATGGAAGCATGAAAGTTCAATGGTGTCCTCTCCCCACTCGATCCTGCCAGCGTAAGAGGGAAAGCAGCTCAGTGCTGTGGCAGATGCGCAGACAGCTGCTGCTGGAGCTCGTTGCCATCCTGCCGCGTTCACGCAGCACCCACGTGCCCAATGATGGCGACGTGGAGGAGGAAGGAGGCTCGGGGTACTCTGGCCTCAGAGAGGAGCACGTGGTAAAGGCCAGCGCCCTGCTCCGACTGTACTGCGCCCTCATGGGTATTGCAGGCCTCAGGTGAGTCAAAGATCATGATAGCTTTtgttacatttgattttataatcaatattttattgattataaaatGGTTGAATTGTAACAATGTATTTTAATCGCTGTGTTTCCTTCCAGACCTACAGATGAGGAAGCAGAGCAGCTACTGCAGCTGATGACCAGCCGGCCTCCTGCCACTCCTGCTGGCGTTCGGTTTGTCTCCTTGTCTTTCTGCAAACTGCTGGCCTTTCCTACTCTAGTCAGGTACATAAAGTTTATTGACTCTTACTTTTagatgtctttgttttattcAGCCAACACAAACAGGTCGGGGTTCACAAGCTCTTTTTAGCTGCTGGTGGTCTTGAATTTTGATTTGCTGCCCGCTGCTTACCAAAAAGCCCTGTCGGTGTTTTTTGGCATTAATAGtattctttttatatgttgaCTGAGCATTATCCTCTGTGTGCCTGTGCAGCACTCCAGAGCAAGAACAACTGATGGTCATGTGGCTCAGCTGGATGATCAAAGAGGAGGAATACTTTGAAAGgtaaaaaaattataacaatAAAAAGGCATGACTTTATGGAGACGCAAAAGATTAGTGAGTAAAATTCATCACAGGAAGCTGTCGCATGTCACGGAGTTTTCTGTGAAGCTTTAAATGTTCATCACATCAGCTGTAATAGGATGATGTCTTTACAGAATTAGTGTATAATGCAACATAAACCCATATGTGAAGCATTTGTGGCACTTCGATCCAGTATTAGTGTATTCTATGCTGACCCTGTCTCCTATATTGTTAAACATATTATACACAGCTGCTGTTGGTGTGACCTCCTTTTTTGGTCATATGATGAGTCAgcagctttgttttgtttttgtttgtttttatcttaatttttaaattaaaattaatttcagGAAGTAGTGCCAAGACCATTCACCGAGTTTGGTGTCGGTATAAGAAAAAGGTGCTGAGCTCTTTACATGGCAGCTTCCTCGCCAGTTTTGATTGGTTATAACTGGTGCTGACATTGACTGGTATATATCTGACATACATAGATAGCTGTATGGTGTCTTTTCTACTACTGCCATCCATCTCGggtattatttttaaacaaccACGGCATACTTGTCCTAGAAATATGAATTGCTAACCTGCCAAAGCTAAAACCAAAGCTGCCTGTAGGCTTATTACACATTTCTGTTTGGGCCTGTTCACTGTCTTTTTCATAAGATCCAGGATAGTGGAGATGGACATCAGAGGGGACTTTAAAGTCCAGAAGCTCATTTTGAACATTGGACATAGTTATGTGCATCTCCAAGTTTGGCCCCTTGTTGTTGCTCCAGTgctgatgatgtaagtgttggTGTGGAGGATCAGTGGATTCACGCTAATCGGTTTGCTGGATTTGAACATTTCTTTACAATCAGCTTGATAGATTACAGTGCCAGATGAAGAGGAATGAATAAGGAAAGGCAGATAATCTAAGATGCCTACACACTCTGTTTCCTGGCTCCTTGACCAAGTGACCGAGGAAACAAGAAGTTGAAAGTATTAAATCCTCTTTATGTATTGAACTTGTTCcttggaggtttgtttttcctgtatGAAGTCTATATGACCTGTTTCAACAACTTGAGCATTGAATATGAATCCATGCTTTTGTGACTCAAGTCCATAAACCATCAATCTGACAGTTTTGTCTGACTAACCTAAAGGCTGTGAGAGGAAGGTTCGGGTGTGTGTGGGTTGATGTAACGGTCATAAtcacttttatttaaattctGTCCTGCAACATGAAGGCTTAACGACAAACCTAAATGTCTTCTCTCACTTGCCTctcctgcatatgtgtttgtcTTCCTCCTTACAGCGCCGCAGGCGTTTCTGCTTCTTTTGGAGAGATGCTATTACTGGTTGCCATGTATTTCCATAGCAACCAGCTCAGCTCCATTATTGAGTTGGTGTGCTCTACTTTGGGGATGAAGGTAAGGTGGTAGGTGGGAGGGAGGCAGTGATCAATACATCAGTCTGGCTGACCAGCCACTGGCCCCTCTCTTCTGCTGCAGCAGTGGTGCATATAAAGACTATATCACTAATGAAACATTTGCAGCACACACGTATCTAGCTAGCTGCTCTACACCCTGCGGCCAGTTTTCAGTGTTATTACTTATTAAGTGCACTATTGTTTCTTGTCTGTGTGCTAAGTAGTTTCCCTGTCTCACTGTATTTCCCACTAAGATGTGTAATGTAATTGGATTTAGAGCCTGTTTGTTTCCACCCCTAGGGCAATCCTCTCAATTCAGTGTTGTGCTTGCCATGTAGAATTTTTCTTATGAAATATGAAAAGAGGGAATTACAAAATAGCAGCGCTGCTGCCTACAGGCTGCTTTCACTCACAGCGAGCCTGCCATTCTGgatgtttttatagtttttgtgtAATTCCTGCAGATTGCCATCAAGCCCAGCTCACTGAGCAAGATGAAGACCATCTTCACACAGGAGATCTTCACTGAACaggtgtgtatgtatatatgtatattacaAGCCCGTCATTGTGTATCGTTACTGGGCAACCACCATTTTTGTCAGTGGTTTGATTTAGATCTCTGACTCCACACCTCCATCCTTTCAGGGTTTTTTCACTGTTTACTATCAGACCAATggggggggaggaggggggaggcCATTGATGATGACTTTGATGATTTGATGCTGAAACCGTTTTCATAGGAAGCACAGAAAGTTTGTGACTTTGGTTTGATGTCTTTAGGTTATTACTGCTTGACACTGGCAAACTGTCACAGTGCACAAGAGTTTTCACACCAGTACAGACTGTTAGCGTCACACACGTCTGTCTGTTTCATGGAGTAAGCTTCTTAAACAGTGTTATAAGAGAGATCAGACACCTCATGAGTCTTGGACCAGTAAATCCCATAATGGCAACGATGGTGGGAGTTTTAACCCTATTTTGTAGCAAActttttaagctgttttttcagATTCACTTTGATATTAAAGTTAGGAGCTACTTTTGGCCGCTCCCTTATTTCCCAAGGatctgcatatttgatttggcacacATTTGATGCCCTTTGCCCTTTCTGAAGCTCCCCTCCCATTTATCTGGCATTGGGACTAGGAGTGCACTTGGTGGGGGTTTATCTCCTAACAGAATGAAATTAACCATCATTCACATATATGGTGAATGTGTTAACCACGGCACCACGGAGCAACTATACTATTATGATGATTCAAAACCTAGAAACTTGGCCAAAGATGATGGTTGGGCCCATGCTGCTGTTATAAAAGTCAATTTTCCAGTGAAGGAGCGGTACAAAAGAAATGTGGCACAAATGTTTATAGTCTTTACATTTCTGAACTGTTAACAACAATTGTATGACTTTGGCTGTGCAGGTGGTTACAGCTCATGCAGTTAGGGTTGCAGTGACCAACAACCTAAGTGCCAACATCACAGGATTTCTGCCCATTCACTGCATCTACCAGCTGCTTCGGAGCCGAGCCTTCACCAAGCACAAAGTGTCTATTAAGGTAATGCACACGTTATGGCTGATTGTGACTATCGCGTAACTTTGTACTACTGCACAGTTGTTTGAAACGTCGTTGCCCTTGTGTGCGCCTTCTAGGACTGGATCTATCGCCAACTCTGTGAGACGACAACACCCATCCACACACAACTTATTCCCCTAATTGATGCTTATATCAACTCCATCCTTACTCCAGCTTCCAAGGCAAACCCAGAGGCCaccaaccagccaatcacagagcagGAAATCCTCAATGTCTTCCAGAGCTCTGCAGGAGTGAGTTGCTAAATCTGCACCCTTACAAAATACCAATGCATTGCATTTTATTGGTTATTATTAATTTTGTTTGAAACATAACTTCACTTTCATAATCCTTAATTTTGCTCACTTTGATCTTCGTAGTTTGGAAATAGGTTTGTAACCGTTATATCCATGTCCACGTTTGCTGGTGATCTCTTTAGCAAGCGGATGGTAGTCGAGCAGGACGGCAGCGCTACTCTATCACCACCCAACTGCTTATCCTGTACTACATCCTGTCTTACGAGGAGAACCTGTTGGCTAGCACCAAACAGCTGGGTATGTATGCGGCTGTTTCCCAACAAAAACACTGCGCTGTGTTTGGCTTCCCTTTGTGCTCTTGGCTCACCTCCCTCCTGCttctcattttctctttctGCGCCTGTCTGAATTGCATCCATTGTCATTTTCCTCACTGAAGAATGCATTGTGTGGATGATGAAGGGAATTTGTCAGCAAGTGAGAAGAAAAAGGAACCTTTTGTCCTTTGTTAAGTTGTAGGAGATGCTCTGGATGTGCAGTCATTCATCCTTTTCTCTCTTGGCACTGAATGTTGGCTGCTTCTTAGAGAATAAATGGTTGGCTGACAAAGAGCCAAGTACAATGGTTGCGGGAGCAAAGCTAACTAGGACAGCTGTAGGTTAGATTGAGCATTAGCAGTTAGCCTAGTCAGTGTTGATTCTCTCCCATGACGAGCTCTCCTCTTGCCCTTCATTAGGCCAGATTTATGTGAGAGTTTATGCCCATCTCTTTAATTGCTGTGTTTACCCAAGTGCTCTCTCAGCCTTCAAGGAAGGAGTAATGAAGCCCATCAGCAGTGGTAATGAACCCACGTCAATGAAAAATCACCTCAGCTTCTCGAACGCATCGGCACAGCGGCTCTGGTGTCCTCACAcaatcaaataaaacatttatccTCCATCTCGTCCTTATTTTGCTTCACATTTTCACTCTGTTTAGTATTTAATTTAGTACAGTTTCTGTGATTCACTCACTTGtcctgttttcctctttttctatgtgtttttttaagccCTGATGCAGAAGAAGCCAAAGTCCTACTCTGCAGCCCTGATGGACCAGATCCCCATTAAGTACTTAGTTACCCAGGCCCAAGGGCTGCAGCAGGAACTCGGGGGTGAGAGtcagttttgggtttttttttactaaacaCATGGAGAAAAACCCCCAAAAGTTATAAATGATTTGATTATTTTAGACTGAACGCAGTTTCTTCACTGATCCCAGGTCTGCATTCGGCCCTACTAAGACTGCTTGCAACCAACTACCCACATTTATGCCTTGTGGAGGACTGGGTGTGTGCGGAGGAGGTGACCGGTACCCTGCCCCTGTTGAGGAAGATGATGCTTCCTAGCAACACCTGTAGATACACCCAGAGACAGCTTCACCAGGGTGAGCACAGGAAATTTAAGATGTAGCTGCttcatttaagttaaaaatattaagagagaaacattttaaagtaataaaaagCCCAGACAGATAATTGATGGCTTTACTAGCACCACTGAGTTGGGCGAGTGAAATGTCAGATTATCTGTCTTGGGTTGGAATAAAATCATTTATCAATCTGTAATCTTTGTGGTTAATCTTTTATGCTGTGTTCACACAGCTGCTGAAGGATCAACAGTTTCAGTAGATGTATGTGATGTGTAGCTACATCCAGACGCTGTGTGACGCTGCTCGACAAACCGCAGAGAGCTGGCGTCTCGTTTATTTGGCCCCTGTGATGTGGTGTTCTCGTGTTTCTCTGATCTTCATTGTAGTAGTTTAAAAGAAAGTTGTTTGAACTGAGTGATGGTTACATACTTGGAGTGTTGCAGAGCCTGTCCCTTCACCTGAACACCTTACTCCATTTGTAGGATTTAatctttcatttacatttttcctGTCTGACTCTTGAAATGCATCCATGCTGCTATTGATTAACCTAAAGGGACAATTGCACAATAATTCTCTAGTGTATTTATGATATTGTGCTGTACACTTGTTGTACACTGATGGAGATGCAGCCAAAGTTTTGTACCTCAGAGATTAAAGCTCATGTTTTCCTCCCAGCCTTCCAGAAGTTGCCATCAGGTAGTCCCAGGCTGATGCGTATCCTGGAACATTT from Oreochromis niloticus isolate F11D_XX linkage group LG10, O_niloticus_UMD_NMBU, whole genome shotgun sequence includes the following:
- the ints2 gene encoding integrator complex subunit 2 isoform X3, which codes for MEKFQDSGPRGLEFETPELYLGDACREHISPSVEECHLPGLGVALTLDYKPDAADEAVSPLVSYVSGLLLGTNSKVRTWFSMFIRNGQQRKRESSSVLWQMRRQLLLELVAILPRSRSTHVPNDGDVEEEGGSGYSGLREEHVVKASALLRLYCALMGIAGLRPTDEEAEQLLQLMTSRPPATPAGVRFVSLSFCKLLAFPTLVSTPEQEQLMVMWLSWMIKEEEYFESAAGVSASFGEMLLLVAMYFHSNQLSSIIELVCSTLGMKIAIKPSSLSKMKTIFTQEIFTEQVVTAHAVRVAVTNNLSANITGFLPIHCIYQLLRSRAFTKHKVSIKDWIYRQLCETTTPIHTQLIPLIDAYINSILTPASKANPEATNQPITEQEILNVFQSSAGQADGSRAGRQRYSITTQLLILYYILSYEENLLASTKQLALMQKKPKSYSAALMDQIPIKYLVTQAQGLQQELGGLHSALLRLLATNYPHLCLVEDWVCAEEVTGTLPLLRKMMLPSNTCRYTQRQLHQAFQKLPSGSPRLMRILEHLTLLSPGDLIPYAEALTASMALLLEPAVPRRILQTANKLWMGLNTVMPRRLWVMTVNALQPSAKLLRQQRYTQNDLMVDPLIVLRCDQRVYRCPPVMDIVLHMLNGYLLASKAYLQCHLKETADFDRQSQTVSSLGVPGQPDTPEVTREELKNALLSAQDSAAVQILLEVCLPSSEEQQLGATTDSLLRSIRGPVPGKSKQGSLGPAAKGGVEAAEPEGGLLSDLREVQCLICCLLHQMFIADPNIAKLVHFQGYPQALLPLTVAGIPSIHICLDFIPELLAQPQLEKQIFAIQLLSYLCTQYALPKSLSVARLAISVMGTLLTVLTRAKRFLFFMPTLPCLVAFCQAFPPLYDDVAALLVQVGQVCSSDVATKARDIDPFIARLQYLKEKPLEAVVSGGRPCKLTLPQKTAEELGGADPDVQLCYCIEATFMDIISCTLHGL